A single window of Solanum dulcamara chromosome 5, daSolDulc1.2, whole genome shotgun sequence DNA harbors:
- the LOC129889471 gene encoding histidine kinase 5, which translates to MVCEMENDQAEDMEMEVEVLSSMWPEDMNEAGKQFNIDWPGEDQDMLEEVNINEDTTIVDFKRLVELTNYSEKGSSQLAYLVKNWEYKQENAVRLLREELDNLSKQQQESELKKLEILEKYQFEEERYGGDKRPISILDEELKRYIFQEAPRKRNDVKIQDKLEIDAEYDSIKYWKQRAKHLDKLLEASVQREQILIEKLQESIENLERQSSPVEELSQILKRADNFLHFVLQNAPVVIGHQDNELRYRFIYNHFPSLREEDIIGKTDVEIFTGAGVKESQDFKREVLERGIPAKREITFDTGLFGSKTFLIYVEPVFSKAGETIGVNYMGMEITDQVRKREKIAKLREEIAVQKAKETELNKTIHITEETMRAKQMLATMSHEIRSPLSGVVSMTEILSTTKLDKEQRQLVNVMLSSGDLVLQLINDILDLSKVESGVMKLEATKFRPREVVKHVLQTAAASLQKILTLEGHIAEDVPIEVVGDVLRIRQILTNLISNAIKFTHEGKVGIKLYVVPEPCPDVKQGSHKRMASDHSKVLAKICKEDKCTSPSHNALDRKGSGGCKDTDDANERLMQNGEGNYSEQNGASIEDEVDDPNEQETAVWIRCDVYDTGIGIPENAIPTLFNKYMQVGADTARKYGGTGLGLAICKQLAELMGGHMTVSSKEHHGSTFTFILPYKVSPVCDSSDDNEELSEMDNHDTCSEGNDDDMNSGFFQFQPRTLGSLFSSHNSGRATKLSPNGFGYNTLNKTNGFQVNTHSFPLDSNTPKETGSVEDACSVADAVETSSDPESSFKHTRNSGNPSTSGRDQKINGVLDHTPCLSSSNSVTTNSDQSEITEKIEKSQIHEQADRSSECSSGNAAKNSQSSSKPKILLVEDNKILVMVTRSMMKQLGHDIDIVNNGVEALRAVQHNRYDLILMDVCMPVMDGLQTTRLIRSYEESGNWDAAKDAGIDEEVSPSNSSQGSDESYMKRIPIIAMTANALSESAEECYANGMDSFVSKPVTLQKLKESLQQYLP; encoded by the exons ATGGTTTGTGAGATGGAAAATGATCAAGCAGAGGACATGGAGATGGAAGTAGAAGTACTTTCGTCGATGTGGCCTGAAGATATGAATGAAGCTGGAAAACAATTCAATATAGATTGGCCAGGAGAAGATCAAGATATGTTGGAGGAGGTTAATATCAATGAGGATACGACCATAGTTGATTTTAAGCGCCTTGTGGAACTTACTAATTATAGCGAAAAAGGGTCATCTCAGTTGGCTTACTTGGTGAAAAATTGGGAATATAAACAGGAAAATGCTGTAAGGCTACTTAGAGAAGAGCTTGACAATCTTAGCAAGCAACAACAAGAATCAGAGCTCAAGAAATTGGAGATATTGGAGAAGTATCAATTCGAGGAAGAAAGATATGGGGGTGATAAACGTCCAATCTCTATATTGGATGAAGAATTGAAGAGATACATATTCCAAGAGGCTCCTAGGAAAAGGAATGATGtgaaaattcaagataaacTAGAAATAGATGCTGAGTATGACAGCATAAAATACTGGAAGCAGAGAGCTAAACATTTGGACAAGTTGTTGGAAGCAAGTGTTCAACGGGAGCAAATACTAATTGAGAAATTGCAGGAAAGCATAGAAAACCTTGAAAGACAGTCCTCTCCAGTGGAAGAATTATCCCAGATTCTGAAAAGAGCAGATAATTTCTTACACTTTGTCCTCCAGAATGCACCCGTTGTTATCGGCCACCAG GACAATGAGTTACGCTATCGTTTTATCTACAATCATTTCCCAAGTCTGCGTGAAGAG GACATCATCGGCAAAACAGATGTAGAGATTTTTACTGGTGCTGGTGTAAAGGAATCTCAAGACTTCAAAAGAGAGGTTTTGGAAAGGGGAATACCGGCAAAGAGGGAAATTACATTTGACACGGGATTATTTGGGTCAAAGACTTTTCTAATATATGTTGAACCTGTGTTCAGTAAGGCAGGAGAGACAATTGGTGTAAATTATATGGGAATGGAGATAACTGATCAG gtaaggaaaagagaaaaaatcgCAAAGCTGCGAGAAGAGATAGCTGTACAGAAGGCCAAGGAGACTGAACTTAACAAAACTATTCACATAACAG AGGAAACAATGCGAGCGAAACAAATGCTTGCAACCATGTCTCATGAGATTAGATCTCCTTTGTCAGGAGTTGTCAGCATGACCGAGATTCTTTCTACCACAAAACTGGACAAGGAACAGCGTCAGCTTGTGAATGTAATGTTGTCTTCAGGAGATTTGGTTCTTCAACTAATAAATGACATCCTTGACCTTTCCAAAGTCGAATCAG GAGTAATGAAGTTGGAAGCCACAAAATTCCGACCAAGGGAGGTTGTAAAGCATGTCTTGCAAACTGCTGCAGCATCACTACAGAAAATATTAACATTGGAAGGCCACATTGCTGAAGATGTTCCCATTGAG GTTGTCGGGGATGTATTAAGAATTCGCCAGATTCTCACAAACTTGATCAG CAATGCTATAAAATTTACTCATGAAGGAAAGGTTGGTATAAAGCTGTATGTGGTTCCCGAGCCATGTCCTGATGTGAAACAAGGATCCCATAAGAGGATGGCTTCTGATCATTCAAAGGTTTTAGCGAAGATATGTAAGGAAGATAAGTGTACATCACCATCTCACAACGCCCTTGATCGTAAAGGCTCCGGTGGATGCAAAGATACCGATGATGCAAATGAGAGATTGATGCAGAATGGGGAGGGCAACTATTCAGAACAAAATGGAGCTTCAATAGAAGATGAAGTGGATGATCCTAATGAACAGGAAACAGCTGTGTGGATACGTTGTGATGTTTATGACACTGGGATTGGAATACCAG AAAATGCTATACCCACACTATTCAATAAATATATGCAAGTCGGAGCAGATACTGCTCGGAAGTATGGTGGGACAGGACTAGGATTGGCAATTTGCAAACAACTG GCTGAGCTTATGGGAGGTCATATGACTGTATCCAGCAAAGAGCACCATGGATCTACCTTTACATTTATCCTACCTTACAAGGTTTCACCTGTATGTGATAGTTCGGATGATAATGAAGAACTCTCGGAAATGGACAATCATGATACTTGTTCCGAAGgaaatgatgatgatatgaattCTGGTTTTTTCCAATTCCAACCGCGCACTTTAGGTTCTCTGTTTTCTTCTCATAATTCTGGAAGAGCCACAAAACTTTCACCAAATGGTTTTGGGTACAACACTTTGAATAAGACTAATGGATTTCAAGTGAACACCCATTCTTTCCCTTTAGATAGCAATACACCAAAAGAGACAGGTTCAGTAGAAGATGCATGTTCAGTAGCTGATGCTGTTGAGACATCTTCTGATCCTGAATCTTCCTTCAAACACACCCGAAATTCTGGCAATCCAAGCACGTCTGGTAGAGACCAAAAGATTAACGGTGTTTTGGATCATACCCCTTGTTTATCTTCCTCTAATTCCGTAACTACAAACAGTGATCAAAGTGAAATTAcagagaaaatagaaaaaagtcaGATACATGAACAAGCTGATAGAAGTTCTGAGTGTTCTTCTGGCAATGCTGCAAAAAATTCACAATCATCTTCGAAACCCAAGATCCTTCTAGTAGAAGACAACAAAATACTTGTGATGGTAACACGGTCGATGATGAAgcagttgggtcatgacatagaTATAGTGAATAATGGAGTAGAAGCTTTGCGAGCAGTTCAACACAACAGATATGACCTCATTTTAATG GATGTATGCATGCCAGTCATGGATGGACTTCAAACTACGAGATTGATACGATCATATGAGGAATCTGGAAACTGGGATGCAGCAAAAGATGCTGGCATTGATGAAGAGGTGTCTCCTTCAAATTCCTCACAGGGAAGTGATGAATCCTACATGAAGCGGATTCCTATAATTGCA ATGACAGCCAATGCATTATCAGAAAGTGCAGAAGAGTGTTATGCAAATGGTATGGACTCTTTTGTATCAAAGCCAGTAACACTCCAAAAATTAAAAGAGAGTCTACAACAGTATCTACCATGA